AAACAATAAAACGAATCACGATAAAAATCAACAATCCAACAAAAAATAAGTTTACTTTTTCACTACATCAAAATTCGCGCCAATTAAAAGCCAATTTTGAGGAAACGGAAGGCCGAGTTTCCAGTAACCAACACCGCGTAAATTCAGGCGTCTTACTAAATCGAATTTCGCTTGAATGGAACGTGCATCCTCAAACCATACAATATGCGAACGGCCTTGTTCATCCACATAGTTAAAGTAAGGCGCTTGTGCAGTTGTGTCATATTGGATTGCGGCGTTATAACGTTTTGCCAATCCAATGGCACGCTGAGGACTTAATGCTTCTGCATATTCGCCTCCTTGTACGAAAGGTAGCGTCCAGTCGTAGCCGTATAAATTTTGACCAAGTAATATTTTATTTGCTGGCATTTCTGTTAATGCATATTGCACGACTTGTTCCACTTGTGGTAGCGGCGAAACAGCCATTGGTGGTCCTGCTGAGTAGCCCCATTCGTAAGTCATCAGCATGACAAAGTCCACGATTTCCCCATGCGCTCTGTAGTCATGTGCAGCAACCCATTCTCCTGGCTGATCGGCGCTCGTTTTTGGTGCGAGTGCCGTTGATACGGTATAACCCTGTTCATGCATTCTGGTAACCGCACGACGTAAAAAGTTATGATAGGCTTCCCGCTGATCAGCTGGTATTCGTTCAAAATCAAAATGAATATCCGACACCATCCCAATGCGCTTTGCCTCGTTGATAATATTGTCAATTAGCAAATCCTGTACGGCAACGCTTTGAAAAATATCCCGCGCAAGCTCACTGCTGAATTGATACTCTTCAAGGTTTGAAATGACCATAGCAAGTCCCGTATTATCTTGTGCTGCAATAGTTGGTAGTGGATCAATAGTTGGTGCTTTTAACGTACCATCCCTTCTTGCTTCATAACTAAAAAGTGCCAAATACGTTAAATAGGGATTGGCTTCTCGTGCCTGTTCTTGTAAGAGCTCACTCACTTGATTGCCTCTAGGTTCAATATAAGCCAAGATTTCCGCCGTCTTTTTTGTCATCGGTGGAATAAACAAATAAGTACCAATCATTAGCGGCGTATTCACACCTAAACCATTCACTTGTGCTAATGTTTCATAGTTGATGCCAAAACGTTGACCAATTGACCAGAAGCTATCCCCTGGCTGTACAACATAAAATTGCCCCCAAATCGGAATGACTAACGCTTGCCCTATGACTAACTGGTCTGGCTCTGGAATTTGATTCGCTGTTACTATACTTTGCACCGTCGTTCCATAAGACTGTGCAATTCCCCACAAAGATTCCCCTGGC
The sequence above is a segment of the Solibacillus sp. FSL H8-0523 genome. Coding sequences within it:
- a CDS encoding glycoside hydrolase family 18 protein, with the protein product MQIHVVQPGESLWGIAQSYGTTVQSIVTANQIPEPDQLVIGQALVIPIWGQFYVVQPGDSFWSIGQRFGINYETLAQVNGLGVNTPLMIGTYLFIPPMTKKTAEILAYIEPRGNQVSELLQEQAREANPYLTYLALFSYEARRDGTLKAPTIDPLPTIAAQDNTGLAMVISNLEEYQFSSELARDIFQSVAVQDLLIDNIINEAKRIGMVSDIHFDFERIPADQREAYHNFLRRAVTRMHEQGYTVSTALAPKTSADQPGEWVAAHDYRAHGEIVDFVMLMTYEWGYSAGPPMAVSPLPQVEQVVQYALTEMPANKILLGQNLYGYDWTLPFVQGGEYAEALSPQRAIGLAKRYNAAIQYDTTAQAPYFNYVDEQGRSHIVWFEDARSIQAKFDLVRRLNLRGVGYWKLGLPFPQNWLLIGANFDVVKK